In the genome of Euleptes europaea isolate rEulEur1 chromosome 7, rEulEur1.hap1, whole genome shotgun sequence, one region contains:
- the SMIM28 gene encoding small integral membrane protein 28 encodes MRWLLSSSWKKFGHADRGSYDWLTSEPGVPLLETQLQSQHKVSSAKEDIEPFLCIILPATMMLFLAFLLLFLYRRCQRRSPQAQIFSIDLPESLPEHEVTDFLSVLPWSSEQNFHYSTLLPETTFLTLCLPPSYEEATMKASTEGDHIQLFQDPVPPYEENKPQ; translated from the exons ATGAGGTGGCTCTTAAGCAGCAGTTGGAAGAAATTTGGACATGCCGACCGGGGAAGCTATGACTGGTTAACAAGTGAACCAGGTGTGCCATTGCTGGAAACACAGCTACAG AGTCAGCATAAAGTAAGCTCAGCCAAAGAAGACATAGAACCATTCTTATGCATCATCCTGCCTGCTACCATGATGCTCTTCTTGGCATTCCTGTTGCTCTTCCTCTACAGACGTTGTCAACGTCGCAGCCCTCAGGCTCAGATCTTCAGCATTGACCTCCCAGAGTCCCTTCCTGAGCACGAAGTGACTGATTTCCTGTCAGTGCTGCCCTGGAGCAGCGAACAGAACTTTCACTATTCCACTCTCCTGCCTGAAACCACCTTTCTCACCTTATGCTTGCCTCCATCCTATGAGGAGGCCACCATGAAAGCCTCCACGGAAGGGGATCACATTCAGCTCTTTCAGGATCCAGTGCCTCCTTACGAAGAGAACAAACCACAGTAA
- the LOC130480106 gene encoding ubiquitin domain-containing protein UBFD1-like — MISRIFNDVLAVSIPKDAAQQEVKSEETKKELLCRQKQHRKVLDKGKPDDVMPSVKGVQERLPTVPLSGMYNKSGGKVRLTFKLEQDQLWIGTKERTEKLPMGSIKNVAFQLGPTEASYYWVYWVPIQYVDAIKDTVLGKWQYF, encoded by the exons ATGATCAGCAG AATCTTCAACGACGTCTTAGCAGTGAGCATACCGAAAGATGCCGCGCAGCAGGAAGTGAAGTCAGAGGAGACCAAAAAGGAGCTGCTCTGCAGGCAAAAGCAACACAGGAAAGTGTTGGATAAAGGCAAGCCTGATGACGTGATGCCTTCTGTCAAAGGTGTGCAGGAGCGCCTGCCAACTGTTCCTTTGTCGGGTATGTACAACAAGTCAGGCGGGAAGGTGCGGCTCACTTTCAAACTCGAACAAGATCAGCTCTGGATTGGCACTAAAGAGAGAACAGAAAAATTGCCCATGGGGTCCATCAAGAACGTGGCCTTTCAGCTGGGTCCTACCGAAGCCTCTTACTACTGGGTGTACTGGGTCCCCATTCAATACGTCGATGCCATCAAGGACACTGTGCTGGGGAAGTGGCAGTATTTTTGA